A region of Shewanella psychromarinicola DNA encodes the following proteins:
- a CDS encoding MFS transporter has translation MDSPLRSFASLYSTTFLMVLAAGLLTTYLGLSLTNMQVPQIWIGGMMSAYYIGLVCGSKVGHKLIAQVGHIRAFVACAGIVTASALGHALIDNLTVWLVLRFAVGMGMMCQYMVLESWLNEQAETNQRGTVFASYMIVSYLALMAGQGAISLYPDLGLEPLLLIAICFALCIVPISITRRIHPEPLTPAPLQMGRYWKLAPQALTTIALGSMIVGCFYGLAPSYATAKGIDPEHVAIYMSCTIFAGLLAQWPMGKLSDKISRSLLIRINCTLLGVIVLIITVVPFHSVYSLILTSLFGILAFTLYPLATALANSRVEQHERVGLSATILVTFGIGASIGPLVASGLMQALGDQMLYGFMAICSFTLLVRLLWINVRQKAEHTTTEDYIMAAGDMVGSPLAASLDPRVDIEMVNEQMINPAEGAFDIMPESTDDEFDDTDEPAEYNTAYASIVSADNLIPEELDDEDVDNEIGRR, from the coding sequence ATGGACAGCCCGCTTCGCAGTTTTGCATCATTATATAGCACCACCTTTTTAATGGTGCTGGCGGCAGGTTTACTAACCACTTACTTAGGCTTAAGCCTGACTAACATGCAAGTTCCACAAATATGGATTGGTGGCATGATGTCAGCCTACTATATTGGGCTTGTCTGCGGCTCTAAAGTGGGTCATAAACTCATTGCTCAAGTTGGCCATATTCGTGCTTTTGTTGCTTGTGCGGGGATCGTTACCGCCTCTGCACTGGGTCATGCCTTAATAGACAACTTAACTGTCTGGTTAGTGCTACGTTTTGCTGTCGGTATGGGAATGATGTGCCAATACATGGTGTTAGAAAGCTGGTTGAACGAACAAGCTGAAACCAATCAACGCGGCACTGTTTTTGCGAGTTACATGATTGTATCTTACTTAGCATTAATGGCTGGCCAGGGAGCCATTAGCTTATATCCTGATCTAGGGTTAGAACCGCTACTATTAATAGCCATATGCTTCGCATTATGTATTGTGCCAATTTCAATCACCCGCAGAATTCATCCTGAACCGTTAACGCCAGCACCGTTACAAATGGGTCGTTATTGGAAACTCGCTCCTCAAGCCCTAACAACGATAGCATTAGGTAGCATGATAGTGGGGTGTTTTTATGGTTTGGCGCCATCTTACGCCACAGCCAAAGGCATTGATCCTGAACACGTTGCGATCTACATGTCTTGTACCATTTTTGCAGGATTGTTAGCTCAATGGCCCATGGGTAAATTATCCGATAAGATCTCTCGTAGCTTATTAATTCGAATTAACTGCACTTTATTGGGTGTTATTGTATTAATTATTACTGTCGTCCCATTCCACTCAGTATATTCATTAATATTAACCAGCCTATTTGGTATTTTAGCTTTTACCTTGTATCCATTAGCAACCGCATTAGCTAACTCGCGCGTAGAGCAACACGAGCGAGTAGGACTGTCAGCCACAATATTAGTCACGTTCGGTATAGGAGCAAGTATTGGCCCCTTAGTTGCCTCTGGCTTAATGCAAGCGTTAGGCGACCAAATGCTCTATGGATTTATGGCCATCTGTTCGTTTACTTTACTCGTAAGACTACTATGGATTAATGTCCGTCAAAAAGCTGAGCACACGACTACCGAAGATTATATAATGGCAGCGGGTGACATGGTAGGCTCGCCGCTAGCAGCCTCGTTAGATCCACGCGTGGATATTGAAATGGTCAACGAGCAAATGATCAATCCTGCTGAGGGTGCATTTGATATCATGCCAGAATCAACCGATGATGAGTTTGATGATACCGATGAGCCAGCAGAATATAATACCGCTTATGCTAGCATTGTGAGCGCTGATAATTTGATCCCAGAAGAATTGGATGACGAGGATGTCGACAACGAAATCGGTAGACGCTAA
- a CDS encoding DUF481 domain-containing protein produces the protein MMSIKKIVTTCCFFLLSAPAWALVPPDYQEPPSNFNAEIEAGLQLNSGNNETKNFNGRTYLTYDSPSTKQEATIKAYYAADGTESTAERYQLFLQSNYKLERGYVFGRGEFTWDQFGSYTQISTISAGYGFDLIKNYKTKLSLEVGPGYRYDLAKESTLVPDPEANRDIILRSAAKYTVKLQEYTSFNADVTAETGQDNNTLTLDMSYKNTFIQDWAFKIGMNIKYTEVVPDESRNTDTITTFNLLYTFQ, from the coding sequence ATGATGTCTATAAAAAAAATAGTAACCACATGCTGCTTCTTTCTATTGTCTGCACCAGCATGGGCATTGGTTCCACCAGATTACCAAGAGCCACCCAGTAATTTTAATGCTGAGATTGAAGCAGGACTTCAGTTAAATAGTGGCAATAATGAAACTAAAAACTTCAACGGCCGCACTTATTTAACTTATGACTCGCCGAGTACCAAACAGGAAGCGACGATAAAAGCATATTATGCTGCTGATGGAACCGAGTCGACCGCTGAGCGATATCAGCTGTTTTTACAGTCAAACTATAAGTTGGAACGAGGTTATGTGTTTGGTCGTGGTGAATTTACCTGGGACCAATTTGGCTCATACACACAAATTTCAACAATTTCAGCAGGTTACGGTTTTGACTTAATTAAAAACTATAAAACCAAATTAAGCCTTGAAGTCGGTCCGGGTTATCGTTATGACTTAGCCAAAGAAAGTACCTTAGTGCCTGACCCAGAAGCAAACCGCGATATTATTCTGCGTTCTGCGGCTAAGTACACGGTTAAATTACAAGAGTACACTAGCTTTAATGCCGATGTGACCGCTGAAACAGGTCAAGACAACAATACATTAACTCTTGATATGAGTTATAAAAATACTTTTATTCAGGATTGGGCATTTAAAATAGGCATGAACATCAAGTACACCGAGGTGGTTCCTGATGAAAGTAGAAATACCGATACCATTACCACATTCAACTTGTTGTACACGTTTCAATAG